The Pungitius pungitius chromosome 14, fPunPun2.1, whole genome shotgun sequence genome contains the following window.
TTGTGCTTTCTATTTGTTACAGTACTGACTGCTCAATGGATTTTGACTGGTTGCAGGTTCATATGAACAAAGAACAAGAATCACGGTATCAAAGGACATGTTTGTGAGATGCAGGGTACCGTCCTGTATAAATAGGGGCACAAGgaggaagaacaaaagaaaatgtaaagagaGGGATCAATTTTAAGCTACTGTAATAGAACATGTTTTCGTTCATCAAAAGACAATGACGGataaatatgaaatgtgttttgagaTTAAAAAACCTACTATATGTTTTGAACCATGTGTTTTCTATTTATTGGTGTATTGTTTACTGACTGTAAATTATTTTGATCACTTTATGATTTGagagctcctcgtcctcctcttcccctttcacgcactcctcctcttcctcatttcattataacccatgcgttacattatGACATGTGCATTAGAGTGAAGAATGTGGTTAGAGTTTTCCTGAAAAGTCTAAGTGAGATCTGCAAATTGTGCTTTATTGATTTTGGGCACAAAATCAAACACTGTAAATAGTCCTTGAATATGAGGTTTTATGAGGCCTTTTTAAACAACACATCCAAAGTTggaaacaatgttaaaaaataacacaccAATTAAACACATCTCGAACACCACTCATCTCTCGGCACACAGTTATGAGAAAGTTAAGGAAACGGCTTGAGACGTTATTAGCACAACCGTGGATCATTTCAATGTTTCAGCTTCGTAACTTGTAtacaaaaatcatttaaatgaaatccaCAGTCAGCCTGTGCCGTGTACGTGTTACACTTTGGTCATTTGAATgtggagtttgtttgttttttaaacggACTTTTACGCACAGGCTGCGTTGGGCTTTGAGCCAACATAAAGCCTTCGAGAAACCCCTCGGGATTATTTATGGTTTCATCGAAAGTAGCCAACAAATCCAAATCAAGTCATTTCCGTTTGGCCAAAACGCGAACTTTACGGAGCTCTACTACAGGCGAGTTTGTTTTTACTTACCCGAAGAAGCATTAGTCCATCGTTGCGTGAAAGACAGACGATAACACGGATTGCCGGGTGGGGGTTCGGGGGTTCGGGGGTTCGGGgaggtgtggggtgggggggggggggggtcctgccgCTTTCACGTCGTTTGATTCCGTTCGCGCACCGATTTGGACGCGGCGCAGGTAAAGTGGCGCAGTGCTGGGAAATGCGCCTGTGGGTGTGGTTAAGGGAGAGAACCCGAAGCTCCagatgttccccccccccctcttccgttctctctctctctctctctctctcccactcacaCCCAACTGGTAGGTGGTAGATCAAATATCCCGAAGGgagttgtgtttgtgctgaTTCTAAAATTCTGAGATGTCAAGACGCGTTTTCTGACAGGCAGAAATACCTCGTTGGATGCGTCTTATTTTCGTTGTGCCATGacattctttctctctctctgaggaaGCAggtcgctttaaaaaaaatgaaagggtgAAGGTGGACATGAAGCAAAGCGAGTGGGCATCAGCCACTGACTTCACAAAAAGGCAACCTGTGTTTCCTTTATTCTCTTTGAGGCCCCCACTTCACCCTCAGATCGCTCTCACGACAGGTATTGTCAGAAATATCAAAGGGCAGCGTGACATGGCTGGGCCACGGCCTGCCAGTTCTTGCAGACCggtgcctgcccccccccccccccagaggaatTAAAACCTGCGTTTACATTGTACAAAAGGATAAAAGAGTGAATTACCGGtatcaagtcaagtcaagtcgcGTGTTTGTGTTGCTCAGTTGACAACAGCAACGGCTCACAACATGGAGCCACTAATTCCAGGATGTAGGAAATGACCAGTTTCTGAGAACAATAATTCAATAGCTGTTAAACGTAGGTAACCTGTCAATCCAGCCGACTGTCTTATTACGCAAATGTGGATGCAAAACAGATATATAGAGATAGAGATAGAGATGTGCAGAGTTGTCTGTTGACAGGCTCAATCTCAGTCAAGTCTTGCGACCACCACTTCTGCGAAAATTATTTTTAAGAGCATCAAAACAACGTTGCACCTTTCAGGAAACCTCTGCTGCACCTTGTCCCCAGATGAAGAACTTGTCGAGGCGGTCTTGAGGAACACACCCCGCAGGACGGCACGCTGTGTCTCAACCGCAAGTCTCAACAGGACGCACGAGCACAACAGGATCAACCCACCCCCTGGCACTGCTGCCTCTGTGAGAGAAGGAGAACCAGCTCACCCGGAAGGCCCGGCGCCGAACCCCGCAACACCACCTACGAAGAGTTATGCGCGTGGCGTAGTGAGAGTGGATCGGCGGCTCATTGTAGAACCAACCTAGAACCAACCTAGTCAGACAGAAATGCGCATACTGAAGCTTGCTTATGCTCTCAGACTCCGAAGGGTTCAGATCCGAAAAGGGATGCTGGTTTGGGACTTCATCAAGTTAGAATAGGAGAATAGAATCCCTGCTGTGTACATGGGAGCGTTGCCAATTAAGTGCtcgtctcatctcatcttcaaccgcttatccggggtcgggtcgcgggggcaacagctccagaccccagacttccctttccctggccacatctaccagctctgaccaGGCCAGtgtagagatataatctctccacctggtcctgggtcttccccgggacCTCTTCCCTGCTGGatgtgcctggaacacctcacaaagggaggcgtccaggggggcatcctttaccagatgcccaaaccacctcaactggctccttttaacgcaaaggagcagcggctctactccgagctcctgGTGAATGGCTGAGCTCCTCACCCtgtctctaagggagacgccagccactctcctgaggaaacccactcggccgcttgtaccctagttctttcggtcatgacccatccttcatgaccataggtgagggtaggaattaAGATCGAGAGTTCTTTGCCTTTCGGCAATTAAGTTATCTCTAGTGTCGAATGACCGACTTCCTTCTTGTGGATACAGATGTCCGTCTGATGGCGTCCTTTTGCAACCCCGATAGAGAGGAAGCAAAAAGCTACATTCCAGCACCAGCTTAACCAGAAATGAGTCACCTGGTTGCCATGTTGAAGCGTTACAGACCTCTCTTGTAAATAGTTAATCAGAACAACAGTCTGCTGCAAAAGACATTAATGGTTCCACTGAAACCGGTTACTGGTGCCTGCTGAGGATCCATTTGTTGTGGAAATACACTGTTTGactttgttatatatatatatcattcttTATTGTTCACAGCAGtgcaaaatgtgtttattcCCCTCCCCACGTAGGAGGTGGCAGCAAAAGTTTCAGcatcaaacattacaaaacTCCAGCAGAGAAAACGGACGACTTCTGAGTGGAACACAAGCAGtgaggaaatgtgtgtttacacTCGCTTATCGTCGTCTtcttggtgaaaaaaaagaaaaaagaatgcaTTCAAAGCCTTTACATGCCGACACATTCCTGCAGTGGGTGGATCCGCGCCCTGCGGCTGATTGAAGAGctccggctcccccccccccatctcaatGTACCAACGTACCTACGCAGCAGTTGGTGCCCTCCCCACCCCCGGGGAGGGCTTCATGGAACAAAAGTTTTAGCAGGAACAAAGGCGAACTTTGACAGGTCTGTCAAAGCACATCTCGAAGAACCAACAAACCCTTTGTCCAATTCATGCTGCTCTTTAGTAAACGTTCGACGCAGAGACATGGCGGGTAAATATTAAACGCTACTTTTATGGACCTCATGGTGGGGGCCACATTGTCAAGTCATGAGTGTTATCATCTTTAATGTGAAATATATCAACAAGCGGGCAGCCGCACTGCACCTCAACACTGTGAAATGTGATCAGGGAGGTTCCTAACGGATGTGTTTACAGCGCTGCATTGGGGCTTAAACTGCTCTCATCTGTGCGCACAGGAAAAGCAGATTTTAAAACAAGTCTGGACAACAACATACGGGACATACGAATCTTTCCATTCTTTCGATAAATAAAAGGGCAGTATTGACAAAGAGTCAGACacgaaggagggagagaagggtaaagaggggggggagtaCAGCTTAAGATCAACGTTTCAGGGTTGGGCACTGAGCAGAAGGAaaattttacacacacacaaaaaaaaaccacatatGTTTTGAAGAGCTAGGCCAAACCAGGGAGTGACTCATGTAGCTGGTCTCAAGGCCAAAATTTGAGTCGCACGAACTTCTCTTTACTTTTCAAAAGgactgaaggaagaaaaaaaacatcggTAAAAACTCCACAAACAAGTGAGCACATTCCAGGACAATGACACATTCTCCCGGTGTTTCAGAAGTGCTCATTTTTTGACACAGTAACACTAAGAGAAGAGTTTCTAAAACGCAGTTCAGTCTCGGAGCACTCCAACAATGTCAGCTGACAAGTCGTTTTAGTGAAAGGGcccgtggaggaaggagaggcccATTTCCTTTTCCTCCGCAAAACAGTCTTTCTCCATCAACCCCTTTGGCCCGGTCATCCTCGCGGGCCTCAAGACACGGCCGCGCTGTACGAAGGGGCCGGCGTACGGGGTGGGGATTTGTTCGGAGACTTTAGGGGGTTCGAATCCATCAGGGTGGCTCTGCTGGACAGCGTGCTGGTGTTGACGTGGCGAGCGCTTGGATTGGTCCCCATGGCGCACTCGCAGCATCGCTTCCCCACCAGGTAGACGATTTcaaagatggagaggaggatgcAGGCCAGGCTGGTGACCACCATGAAGATGGTGAAGATCCGTTTCTCGGTGGGCCGGGCGATGAAGCAGTCCACCGTGTTGGGGCAGGGCTTCTGCTCGCACTTGATGAGCGAGGGGAAGTCGTAGCCCTCGTAGATGTGGTACACGAGGTAGACGAAGGTGGCGTCCACGGCTATTTTGAAGACCAGAGTGAGGACGTAGGTCCACCACAGGCCCCCGCGCTTCTTGCCCGTGTTCTTGTAGAGGCTGCGGCAGTTCTCGCCGTACTTGAGGCGGTTTTTCCGCTCCCGGTCGTCCCTGTAGGCCACGTGCATCACCACCAGGAGAGACGGGCAGGTGACGAAGATGAGCTGCAGGGCCCACAGCCGGACGTGGGACACGGGGAAGAAGTGGTCGAAGCACACGTTGTGGCAGCCGGGCTGAGCCGTGTTGCACTGGAAGTCTTTCTGCTCGTCGCCCCACACCTTCTCGGCGGCCACCACGAACACCATGACCCTGAAGAGGAAAACGATGGAGAGCCAGACGCGGCCGAAGGCCGTGGAGTACTTGTTCACCCCGCTGAGGAGGCCCTGGAGGAATGCCCAGTTCATGGCGAGGTGCGTTCACAGTCGGTCTGCTCTTCCTGCTGATGGAAGACAGGAGGCTCTTTACAGTTGAAACGGAACAGACAACAGGCTCCTACCAGCCGGAGACAAAAAGGGACACGATGTCACGGATGTAGAAGGCGGCTGAGAGAACTTAAAGGAAACCCGAGTGCGCCAGGAACGGTCCATTAACACAGCAATGCATGGGATTAGAATCTATGAAGCCAAAAATGGTAACAAAGAGGCACAAAATGGTCACGTAACATGGcactaacatttttttttacaccaaagACTTGCTTGTGAATTAAGAAGCGTTTTATTGTATCGATGTGCTGAATTACAGCCAACCAATCGCTTCAGACGAGCGCGACGGGCGCTCTGGTTCGGTTTGTTCATTCTGTTCATTCTGCGCGCGTCGACAACGTCCACAAATACAACCTCAGAATCGCTTAAATCGAAACAAAGTCCGCGTAACTTTCCGTTTGGGTGCTTTAAATAGCATTGTGGATACTTACAGTGAGAACGGTGCGGATCGGATGGCGTGGAGGATTCCTCGGTGGATGCACGTCAGCGGAGAGAATCTCAGTGAGTTTCTCACTGAGTCTGGTATGAAGGGGGTGGAGTTGTTCTCCCCCGATGACTTTTCGCCACTCAACCTGCTCAGGTGTGGCATTCCAACACAACAAATACTTGTTTGCCCAATCAAAGGGGTCGAGAGGACAGTTTgagaatttatatatatatatatatatatatatacatacatacatatatatatatatacatacatatgatGCATGAGTTGAATTGTGCATCTCACATTTTGAACTAACTCAGATTTTACGTCTgaaaattgattttatttttataaatcatttaaatacaaaagcCTTTGACAAAGGTGACTCACAATGTTAAAAGAAATTAAGTGACACTTGAAAATAATAACGTGCTTTGAATAGGTTGCTCATCAGTATATAAAGGGTTAAACCAGCAATCAGTGAGTTAATGTAACATTTAATTTGTACAAAGTAAAAGGCATCAAACTGTagcttctttatttaaaaaaaacaaagtttattgaaatatttacatGGCAGATGATGTGTGCTCAAAGTACAAAAGATCCCAAACACACTTGTGCTCTcagacatacaaaaaaaaatacatttgttttctttcacacaaGTTCTCCACAGTCAGATATGATGACTTTCTGCTTCGGCTTGCCGTCCTTATTTCCCTcagcctgcaaaaaaaaaaaaagcacacaaaaaatCCCTAAACGTTTACAtgcatatattcaaatataaccAACACTTTTATATTAAGCCGGATGGATGTTTGAGTTCCAAATTTAATGGTacaattacaaaagaaaaaggtgttttATGTTCAATAATATCAGCTCTTATAATTACTCTTCTAAATTTATGTTTAGACATTTGGTTTGAAGGTATTTATGGATTATATTAAGTTTTTGGGTACTTGCTGCTTAGGATTcctgttttttctattttcctttGAAGTCTTGAGTATTTTTAGAAAAACCTCACATCATTGCTAATCACCTAATTGGGTAAACCAGAAAAATCATCTACTAATCAGTTAGTAGTTAATTATGTACACGCGCATGCTTTGAATTACACGTAGCAATAGTGAGATGTAAAAAGTGATTGTTGACCATGGCCCTCTTTGCTGTGTGTGATTTTAAGCTTTGATTAACATTGAAATAACTAATTTTACAAAGaatgtgaatgtatttttaCTAAAAGACTTTGCAGTAGCAGTGAACCCTTTTCAACCGTACCTCCATTGCACGCAGCACATCCATCCCCTCCACCAGATCGCCAAACACCACGTGTTTGCCATCCAGCCAGTCTGTTTTGTCATTGGTGATGAAGAACTGAGAGCCATTAGTGTTTGCCCCAGAGTTGGCCATAGAGAGCTGTCCTGTGAGCACAAGAGAAACACGGTTATTACATGACATAACGTGTAATGTAACGATCAGCGAGTCGGCGTAAAACAATGATGACGACCAACCCGgcctgaaaaaaaaccctcaccTGGCGCCGTGTGCTTCAGGACAAAGTTCTCGTCATCAAACTTCCGGCCGTAAATGGACTTGCCGCCGGTGCCGTTGTGGTTGGTGAAGTCACCTCCCTGGCACATGAACTGAGGGATTATACGGTGAAAGCAGCTTCCCTTGAAGCCAAATCCCTTCTCATGCGTGCACAGGCATCGAAAGTTCTCTATTTGGGATGCAGGAAAAGATGCTGGTGTTATCATTGCCCACAGATTATTTTGCTTCTTTAAAAGGGAATGTCATCATTATGCACTTGTAGTTTGTTgattaatatcattttaatgtaaattCCTCATGCAATCGACCCTAAACATTGTGCATGTATTCATGACAAAGTCCTACAACAACACACCTGCTGTCATGGGAACGATATCAGCTCGAAGGAGGAACCGTAGTCTCCCGGCTGGCTTATTTCCAATCTTAATGTCCATGTAGACTTGAGGATTAACTCTGCCCTTCTTAGCAGGAGGATCAGCCTGTAAAAACATATCATACTTATAGCATTGACTTTACTTAGTTAGGGATCGGTGGCACAGTTTTGAGTAAGCGATCTCACCTCCTGTGTTGCAGTGTTGGTCGTTTCTCCAGCCGCTGCCTCCCCATCAGCCTCCTCTGCGGTCTTCCCTGAGAACTTCTTCAGCCAGTCATCGTCCGACCACACTGACGGAAAAGCAGAGTTAAAATAATTATCACAGATTTAAACCAGCTAAAAAACACTTGAACAGTTTTCATTCCTCACCTGGTCGAGATGAACCTTCTTTGATTCTCATGGGCTTGGCGGTGTTGACCCGGATTGTGCGTCCAAAAAGCTCAGACTCATTCTAGCAGAGAAACAGAAAATCAACATTAGCAGAAATTTCCCAGACAGCTACGTctaagaaacacacaaaaaaacttcaCGGATGTGAATGTGTAGCCATGTCATCAGCTTACCATGTTATCAATAGCCGCTGCAGCATCCTACAGAGGAAAAAAGTCATAGATTGGTTATAGGAAATATTTACAATCTAAGTTCCAGTTTATTTTAATTACCAACTATGTGTACATTTCTGTTCACACCAAGTGCTTTTCGTATGAATTTTATCGCTTTACATAAAAAGCAAAAATCCATAAATCAAGCAGAGGGACAACTTTGTATTGGAAATGTCCATTCAAGCTCCGATAGAGTTGTAGCTCAGTTATGGTTACGAAATTAGACGTTCCCTATGATCTCATTGAGGTCAGTGTAAATAACAGTATTGTCTTTAATGGGTCAATATCACAATATTGCAACCTGTGTACTTCACCTACCTCTCCCAGTTCAAACTCAATGAAAGCAAatcctctgtgtttttctgaAAACAAAACCCACAATCAGAGAGAATTTTGGGATTGAATGTTAGAAACACAGCTGATGGAAACAACTTTGTGATCTTACCGGTTTCATAGTCTATTGGTATCTGGATGTCTGTGATGTCTCCAAACGGAATAAAAGCTGCGTGTAAAACCTTCtcatccacctcctccgccAGGCCACCTGCCAGAAACACAACCAACTGATGCTGAGCAGATGGACATCAAGTCTCTTCCTTAATAACAAGATATGTtttgttagctaacgttagctctacGTAACACGTCCACGAAACCACGAGAACAGTCGGAGGTCACAGCTAATGCGTTGCTTGTATTTATTGCTCAAGAAACCTGACGCTTTTGGGTCGAGCGTCGAGGGAACTGTGCGAAGCTGGAAATCAGCGACGCTTCCATGTTTTACCGGCTAAAACTTTCTGTCTCAGTTTTTTTCATACTAACGTCGCGTGCACTTTACCTATCCTTGTCTGGTCCTCCTGTAGTCATTTACAGTTTAACATCCGTGttgtgttagcttagcttactGGAACATCTAATCTTTTAAGGATTTTTAAGAAAAGTAGCATTAACTTACCAACATACAGCACTCGTTTGTTAGCCGCCATATTGGATGTAACCTTTCAACTCTGAACCCcacaggctgtgattggttaaGCGAGGCTTAAGCCCGCCTCCCAATCACCAGATTACCtctactgccccctgctggacatcaCTTTGCCTTTTATTCATCCCCATGATCACATTTCTTGAGCGGTTTTTAAATTCACTAAACTTTGTCCCACTGTCTTAGAGAGGAATGAGAGGAGGAGTTGACGTTTAGAAAAGCGTACCAAAATAGTTGTATATTACCTATGTTAGAAAACAGAGGATAACTTGATGAAGACAGAGTGACCATAAAGGTGATACCTATCAAATTTGTATTCTTACTTAGAAAATTGTATGCATCTATCATTCCAAAGGCTTAATATGAAACCATCCAAGTGCTCACAACTTGCCTTCCCATGACATTGATAttgattttaaatgcaaaaatgatCATTTGGAAATAGAGAAAAATGTACACATCCCTGAAAtcaggttttctttttcccttatGTTGCTCGTACCTCTCTGTGCTTAACTGACAGGGAAGTGTGTGTCAGATACACACATGAAACTGAATTCAGTAGCTTATATGTCAACTTTAAAGAAACAGAATCAGTGGTCAACTTGACATATCGTCCTTTTATTGAGAATACCACACACCCATCATGACATGATAGGATAGAAGAGTCCATAATTTCAAATCCAAACATTAAACTTTCatcaaagaaaatgaacaagGCTCATAGTCCTTTTAGAAGAACTTTTAGAGAGTAACTCTCCTTTGCCACAAAATAAAGGACCTTCATGATTCATTTGCATCATTGCTTTGGTATGAAGTTTTACAGAACTAGAAAATTATGAACTgtgatattttttattattttattacatttttaaaatcctatttttctttttttttcttcatttttgcaaATTCTTCAGAGGAGTCAGGTGTTCTGCGGTCAGCGTAGTGTGTCTCTctgcatcatcattatttttctgTGCCCTGAAACAACATAATGACATTTTCGTAATTAACACAAACCCCAAATTATGTATGAAAAGCTTGAGcgattttgttttattgtaccAACGCAAAACAGCACGCAGTCTTCAGGATGTGGCAGCAGCAACAGTGGTATCTATGCTGCCCACTTTTTGAGTGGCATCTTTCTTTGCCTGGTGGGCTTGTAGCACGGCGACGGCCTCTTCCACCTTGTAGAAACACGTCATCCAACATGAATAATGACAGATTCGTGAGGATAACGGACACCACGGAGTGATATTATTATCGCAACGATAGCCCTAGCCCCGTACCTTGGAGCGCAGAGACTCATGGGACTCCAGCATGTGCAGCAGCTCCGAATTGTCAATCTCCAGCAACATGCCGGTGATCTTTCCCGCCAGGTTGGCATGCATGGATTGAATCAGCGGGAAAAGACGCTCACCTGTTTGGATAAATGGGGAGTGAATGCAT
Protein-coding sequences here:
- the ppie gene encoding peptidyl-prolyl cis-trans isomerase E isoform X2, whose translation is MNESELFGRTIRVNTAKPMRIKEGSSRPVWSDDDWLKKFSGKTAEEADGEAAAGETTNTATQEADPPAKKGRVNPQVYMDIKIGNKPAGRLRFLLRADIVPMTAENFRCLCTHEKGFGFKGSCFHRIIPQFMCQGGDFTNHNGTGGKSIYGRKFDDENFVLKHTAPGQLSMANSGANTNGSQFFITNDKTDWLDGKHVVFGDLVEGMDVLRAMEAEGNKDGKPKQKVIISDCGELV
- the ppie gene encoding peptidyl-prolyl cis-trans isomerase E isoform X1, which codes for MAANKRVLYVGGLAEEVDEKVLHAAFIPFGDITDIQIPIDYETEKHRGFAFIEFELGEDAAAAIDNMNESELFGRTIRVNTAKPMRIKEGSSRPVWSDDDWLKKFSGKTAEEADGEAAAGETTNTATQEADPPAKKGRVNPQVYMDIKIGNKPAGRLRFLLRADIVPMTAENFRCLCTHEKGFGFKGSCFHRIIPQFMCQGGDFTNHNGTGGKSIYGRKFDDENFVLKHTAPGQLSMANSGANTNGSQFFITNDKTDWLDGKHVVFGDLVEGMDVLRAMEAEGNKDGKPKQKVIISDCGELV
- the LOC119227163 gene encoding gap junction beta-4 protein-like, encoding MNWAFLQGLLSGVNKYSTAFGRVWLSIVFLFRVMVFVVAAEKVWGDEQKDFQCNTAQPGCHNVCFDHFFPVSHVRLWALQLIFVTCPSLLVVMHVAYRDDRERKNRLKYGENCRSLYKNTGKKRGGLWWTYVLTLVFKIAVDATFVYLVYHIYEGYDFPSLIKCEQKPCPNTVDCFIARPTEKRIFTIFMVVTSLACILLSIFEIVYLVGKRCCECAMGTNPSARHVNTSTLSSRATLMDSNPLKSPNKSPPRTPAPSYSAAVS